The following are encoded in a window of Centroberyx gerrardi isolate f3 chromosome 1, fCenGer3.hap1.cur.20231027, whole genome shotgun sequence genomic DNA:
- the LOC139909191 gene encoding gonadotropin subunit beta-1-like — protein MQLVVMAAMLALAGAGQGCSFGCRPTNISITVESCGSSESVYTTMCAGQCFQEDPVYIGHDNWPEQRICNGDWSYEVKHITGCPVPVSYPVARNCMCTACETGNTYCGRFPGDIPSCWSY, from the exons ATGCAGCTGGTTGTCATGGCAGCGATGCTGGCACTGGCGGGGGCGGGGCAGGGCTGCAGCTTCGGCTGCCGTCCAACTAACATCAGCATCACCGTGGAGAGCTGTGGCAGCAGCGAGTCCGTCTACACCACCATGTGTGCGGGCCAGTGCTTCCAGGAG GATCCGGTCTACATAGGCCATGATAACTGGCCCGAACAGAGGATCTGCAACGGCGACTGGTCCTATGAGGTGAAGCACATTACAGGCTGTCCGGTGCCGGTCAGCTATCCTGTGGCCAGGAACTGCATGTGCACCGCGTGTGAAACAGGAAACACTTACTGCGGGCGTTTTCCAGGAGACATACCGAGCTGCTGGTCCTATTAA
- the kcna4 gene encoding potassium voltage-gated channel subfamily A member 1 → MEFAMVGADGGCNSHLPYGYAQARARERERERERQVAQSRAAAAAATEGGTGGEGGGVGGSATSSSSSSSAHLLNNHQHQPRAASSSSNANNSSGGTASRPSSSQPPQHQHEPEQQQRVLRERKKQRGVGRWRRSRTTLGGDLRHSELALLGSEEDIMIEEEEAEGAEEEEEEDRGSKRSSFLCNMDDEEETVSLTDRRPQSGYENVYSEYGCCERVVINVSGLKFETQLKTLTQFPDTLLGDPDKRIRYFDPLRNEYFFDRNRPSFDAILYYYQSGGRLKRPVNVPFDIFSEEVKFYELGEEAILKFREDEGFVKEEEKPLPEDEFKRQIWLLFEYPESSSPARGIAVVSVLVIVISIVIFCLETLPEFRDDKEYLQPRHNSTQPDHGFTPFNDPFFIVETVCIIWFSFEIIVRFFASPSKPAFFKNIMNSIDIVSILPYFITLGTDLAQHQGNGQQAMSFAILRIIRLVRVFRIFKLSRHSKGLQILGHTLRASMRELALLIFFLVIGVILFSSAVYFAEADEPTSQFTSIPDAFWWAVVTMTTVGYGDMKPITVGGKIVGSLCAIAGVLTIALPVPVIVSNFNYFYHRETDNEDQTPVVESMPPGCPYFPDFLKKFKGSPSGSSLGDKAEYMEMEEGVTESLCGLDKSPSKGNGTDISRKNSNSKSIQTDV, encoded by the coding sequence atggagtTTGCTATGGTAGGTGCGGACGGCGGGTGCAACAGTCACCTGCCTTACGGATATGCCCAAGCTCGCGCACGGGAGAGGGAGCGCGAGAGGGAGCGCCAGGTTGCCCAGTCGCGAGCGGCGGCCGCCGCGGCTACTGAAGGTGGAACcggtggggagggaggaggtgtgggggggtccgccacctcctcctcctcctcctcgagCGCTCATCTCCTTAACAACCACCAGCATCAGCCTCGcgccgcctcctcctcatccAACGCCAACAACAGCAGCGGCGGTACCGCCTCGCGCCCCTCCTCCTCGCAGCCGCCACAGCACCAGCACGAGCccgagcagcagcagagagttcTCAGAGAGCGGAAAAAGCAGCGCGGCGTCGGACGGTGGAGACGGAGCCGGACGACTCTCGGCGGGGATCTGCGCCACTCCGAGTTGGCGCTGCTCGGTTCCGAGGAAGACATTAtgatagaggaggaagaggccgagggcgccgaggaggaggaggaggaggaccggGGCAGCAAGAGGTCGAGTTTTCTCTGTAACatggatgatgaagaggagaccGTCTCGCTCACTGACAGGCGTCCCCAGTCTGGATACGAAAATGTTTACAGTGAGTACGGGTGCTGCGAGAGAGTTGTCATCAACGTGTCGGGTCTGAAGTTTGAGACTCAGCTGAAGACGCTGACTCAGTTCCCGGACACTCTCCTGGGAGACCCCGACAAACGAATCAGGTACTTTGACCCGCTGAGGAACGAATACTTCTTTGACAGGAACCGACCGAGTTTCGACGCCATTCTTTATTATTACCAGTCAGGGGGGCGCTTGAAAAGACCAGTCAACGTCCCTTTTGACATCTTCTCCGAGGAGGTGAAGTTTTATGAACTCGGGGAGGAGGCGATACTGAAGTTTAGGGAGGATGAGGGTTTTgtcaaagaggaggaaaaacctCTGCCGGAGGACGAGTTCAAACGCCAAATTTGGCTACTTTTTGAGTATCCGGAGAGCTCCAGCCCTGCGAGAGGAATAGCAGTCGTGTCCGTGTTGGTTATAGTGATTTCCATCGTCATTTTCTGCTTGGAGACGCTGCCAGAGTTCAGGGATGATAAAGAGTACCTACAGCCACGACACAACTCGACCCAACCTGACCACGGATTTACTCCTTTCAACGACCCGTTTTTCATCGTGGAGACGGTTTGCATCATTTGGTTTTCGTTTGAGATTATAGTCCGCTTCTTTGCGAGTCCGAGCAAACCTGCTTTCTTTAAAAACATTATGAACTCAATAGACATTGTATCCATTTTGCCTTATTTCATAACTCTCGGCACGGACCTGGCCCAGCACCAAGGCAACGGGCAGCAGGCGATGAGCTTTGCAATTCTGAGAATAATCCGCCTTGTCAGGGTGTTTCGCATATTCAAACTGTCCAGGCACTCCAAGGGGCTGCAGATCCTGGGTCATACCCTCCGGGCCAGCATGAGGGAACTGGCCCTGCTCATTTTCTTCCTGGTCATAGGTGTCATCTTGTTCTCCAGTGCGGTGTACTTCGCGGAGGCGGACGAGCCCACCTCTCAGTTCACAAGTATCCCCGACGCGTTCTGGTGGGCCGTGGTGACCATGACCACGGTGGGCTACGGAGACATGAAGCCCATCACTGTCGGTGGGAAGATAGTGGGCTCCCTCTGTGCGATTGCGGGCGTGTTAACCATTGCCCTCCCGGTGCCGGTCATTGTGTCCAACTTCAACTACTTCTACCACAGGGAGACCGATAATGAAGACCAGACGCCGGTGGTGGAAAGCATGCCTCCGGGCTGCCCGTATTTCCCGGACTTTCTGAAGAAATTCAAAGGCTCGCCCTCTGGGTCCTCGCTGGGCGATAAAGCGGAGTatatggagatggaggagggggtgaCGGAGTCGCTCTGTGGGCTGGACAAGAGCCCGAGTAAGGGGAACGGCACAGACATCAGCAGGAAAAACAGTAACTCAAAATCCATTCAGACTGATGTGTGA